The Carassius auratus strain Wakin chromosome 7, ASM336829v1, whole genome shotgun sequence genome contains the following window.
CGAATGTGGAGAAATCTCTGACGTCATCCAGTGGGTCATCAAATCCTCCCACTTTGCCCTAGGGACTACCAATCAGAAATGTGCAGCTTAGTACAAGTATGAGGAAAAACTAAAGCGTTTACATATTTACGCACAATCTTACGGCGTTTCCGAGAACCTGTTCAACGTTTTACGGAGaaactgtgaaaatgtgttaatatAAATTTACAGGGTTTGGGAGACTTTTGCATTTTCGTCTAAATGCCAAACGTTGAAATGTTATCTCTGTGAGGGtttcattaaaatgtcaaaatgattaGACGAATGATATTAAACAGGAAAGCAACAGACTGCGAAGGACTGCTAAACTGCATTTGTAAAACTACAGTTAATTTTCTCCACGACAAACTAATAAAGAGTTCATTTACGACTGCATATGACTCCCATTTAATTTTAGCATGTCACTAATGTCATTATCGAAAGAATTCCCATGATAGCATTATGTAACCCAACCACGAACTCATGCAATCTTAAGCAATAAAATAGAGCTTGCGCCATCTAGCGACGAAAatttaaattacaagaaaaaaaagtcaccagATGAATATTCCTGTCAAATATATTTCTTAACACAACTGTTGTTGATTACGagttgttgtatatatatatatatatatatatatatatatatatatatatatatatatatatatatatatatatatatatacgcttacatacattacattttatgtaatttcattacACAGGGTCTGGTTGCCCCAAACTGGACTTCTGCGTGCTTTGTCTAAGCATAGTACAGTACATTTGGGAACAATGATACACCTAGGCTACTGTTGTTGTTTGGAACTATTGCTGATGTTGAAGAAAGAAGTATATAAGCttcaaattattttctgtttgtagTATCACTTGGTGCAATAGCCACTGCTATCAATGTAACTCTAAAACCTTTTAAACACTTCAGTAAAGTAGCTAAATCTGAAGGTGGCTAAAAACATTCCAACACCTTTTTATCTGTatgtttttcaataaatattgtGCTTACAATATGCTAGATATAGTCATGAAGGTCCATTAATGCAGGTTTCTCTCTCAAATGGTCTTGGTctacacaaacagacacactcaccacaaataaaaatgtttcaatttaATTGCAAACCTCaaacatataaaatgaaaatcataGATACAGATAAGTACAGATTTATCATCGGCATCGTTTCCTTACTTtatattcaacaaaaaaataagtattaaactagggatgcacaataCATCAGTGACCGTATCGATATTGGCCAGTATTGacattttatgtttagatattatcagggctttttttctttcaaagctaactttataattttttatgccAGATTTAACACAAATCAGCATTTCTATAGTGCATTCCTAGATCACACAACAGTTAATATAAAGGAAAGATAATACAAATATCTTTCCTACATTGATCGTGGATGTGCCAATATATCATGTAGTATAGTAAACAACATATAGTGCACACCCCTGCAACAGGACTTACTGACGTGCTGGTGGCAACTGCTCTTCTGcactgatttttttcccctaaatTGGACAAGGAAGAGGAAGCTAATGATTCAGCATGAAATGTCCGATATCGGTGCACAGTTCCGAACTATAACACCTTTCCACATGCAACATACTACAATCATAAACAATATCTACTCAATCTCAACCAAATACAGAGCTACACACTCAGGAGCCTcttaaacaaaccaacaaaaaatatataagtcaGGGATTTACATATACAGGAAGGGTATTACAAGTTTAAAGGCCTTTTGTTATACAACTGGTAAAAGGATACAAAGATGGGCTAGGAAGACACTGGGCTACCATGGTGGAAGTGAGATCTTGACATGTGCACATGCGCTCACACGCACACAAAGCTGGAAGTAAGAAACTGTGATACTGAGTCTCTTACCAACAGCACACAAAACACTCCACCTCTATTAAAACAACAATGGGGCTATGAAAGACCACCAGTGTATTCCGTATCTACTGGACTTCAATGGGGGAGAAATTGTTATTATAATCATAACTGATCAAGTACACAAAAACGACAGTCTATTCATCGTCATCATATTCATCATCGTCCTCTTCTtcgtcttcctcctcatcgtcatcCTCATCCTCCATATTGCTCTTCATCATGGGTTTTGGAGCCATACAATTCCCCATCATTCCCATACCCATGGACACACCCCCAGCCTTGCCCTTCGTCTTGTAATCCGCAACATCCTGCGCAAAGAGTTGAAACGTCGTTATATTGTAAAACACTGGAATCGTGAAATGTTACATGGTGGACTACTGAAGCATCTAGATCAAGACATGCCTTTTGATACTTGTCCTTCAGCTTGTTGGCCTTTATCAGATAGGGCTGTTTGGTGCCATCTGTGAGGCTGTTCCACATCTCGCCGAGTTTTTTGGCCACATCGCCGATACCCAAGCTGGGATACTGAGCCTTGATTTGGGGACGATGTTCCGAGCAGAACAGGAAAAATCCAGAGCTGTTGATCAAAAAAGGTGACAAAATTGATTTATTCATCAGCATTTGTACTTTTGTTCTGAACTGTCATTCAGAAACTGTACAGTACATAAATCACTAAAAATGCTGGAATATTATAATATAAGGCAAGATAGCGATAAAAACCCTTTATGCATGAATCAAATTAACAACATATGCTTCATAATAACTGCATATAGACAGTTTTAGTAATTGAGGTAATGTGTGTCAGGTCTACTCACGGTGGTCTCTTGGGTGCGTTGGGATCCTTCTTCTTGCCTCTCTTGCCTTCGGGCATGTAGTGCATCATCTCTTGATCATAACGCACTTTATCTTGTTTGGCCATGTCATCAAACCTGGATTTCTCTTTAACGGACATCGCCTAAGCAAAACAAATTAAGAGCGTTTTCCACTGAAATTATATGAAAGTACTTCTGCATTGCTCTGTttcaatcatttgagtcaaataaTATCAGACCATTTCAGTTCAAATCTCACCTTCCATCTCGCAGAACATCTTTTGGAGAATTCGGAAAAGCTGACAGGAATCTCTGGGCTTTTCTTCTTGTGTTCCTCCCTGCATGTCTGAACGAAGTAGGCATAAGAAGACATCTTGCCCTTGGGCTTTCTTGGGTCTCCTTTTGCCATTTTTGTGAGTTTTCCAATAAAATCttctcttttgaatttttttctaaaatgataGGAAATAAAGAGcataaaacaacagaaaataataataataataataatacatttttggtaaGGTGTGGCtttcaaaaacagattaaaacacaaaatggtttataaattaattatttttttttaatagtacaaCATTTCTTACATCAGTGGGGTGCAGGGCTTCTTAGACTAAGATGATACACAAAGGGAATTCCAGACCCGTCCTTCTTGCATGGGGGATGTGAACTGATTATTAATGAGACTGATTTGGTGTTCACAGCTTTTTTTTGGAAAATACAATGTGCTATAGCAATTAACAATACAGCTTTTATCATTTGTTATCATTAGAAAAAGTTTGGACTACTCTATTGCACCGACACATACACAGTCTTTAGGTTATACAGCAGCACACATGTGAAGACGCTGGTGGCAGCCTATAAAAGTGGCTACTAAAACCAGAAAGGCCATCAGCTAGAATTATTCAACATCCTTTACATGAATGCATCCTCATGACAGAAActattctttattttacaaatctttttcaccttattaatatttaattttgagCTCAATCGCTATTCTTGGTTTATAAGTACGCATTACAGCGTTCTGCCTGTTTGCAAGCATATAGGGGCTGTTATATATAGTAACTGGTATAAGCTCTGCCTTGCGCTGCTGttcttcattcattaaaatggCTTCTATGCAGAGCGAGCAAACAGATGGGTTGACCGTGCAACAAAGCAATACACACCCCCTCGGGTTTAAAAGACGATTCTAACGGGCCAAGGGctctaattaaaagaaaaacatatttatcaACTAAAATGAATGTTGTACTTTTagtttaaaatgaatgtaaaagtcTTTCAGATCATATTTTAGCGTTTTTAACTGTTTTTCTAAGTTGAGCCCTAGCTGTCGCTTGGCGCAGTGCTGCCTTAACAAAGACTAGAGCCAGCCATTGCCTATGCGAGTATATTCAGCGCAACTGTCAAGCTGGAAAACATGAAAAATCGTTgtgcactgtttttattttaatctatagaCTTAAAGATAGACAACCCAGAGCGAAAACGAAAAGAAAGGGCAGTTTTGCATCTAAAATGTAGGTTTTCTGTCTGAAATTTTCCCGTCCTTGCTGCAGGAAGGAATAGCTGCTCGTCAATGGTCTCAATCGCCAGCCATTTTAATACACGGCAAGCGGGCTTGTTTAAGATGGAAAAGGAAAAATGCGATAACATGTTTCTAACGCGTATACACAtccatatttcaaataataagatAGAGAGTAAAAACATATTGCATAAGCGAATGATCTTGTAGAAAAAAAATTCCATTACGTGAAGATGTAATCGAAATCGGTCTGTATAGAAGAAGGCAGGGTGGCTCATAGACAGGACATAGCGAGCCATATTCAGCAGCGATGCGCGTAAAGAATACAGTCAGGGAAAATAACTTTTAATCTTGCAGGAAAGGAAAACATATTAAGTGCTGataacagcaaatcagcaaaaaATTGCGTTTGACCTCTATAAAAATAGTTTGATTTTGTTCACATTTctgtgatttattaaaaataggcAATATATCTCAGAAAGACAAAACGTGAATAATATACATAACTTGACCTTcagatatgaaaataataataataataacatttattctgTTTTAGGGAAATAAATGTTAgtttcacatttaataaaaaaaaaaaaaaaaaaaaaaaacatgtaagtgtgtataaaattaaatattgtagCTAAAAATGAATGGAATGTGTTGTGTTAAATATAAGACGGTTTTCCGTACCTGTGTTGTTGAGTTGATTGAAATCTCGCCACTGTCTTCCCCTCTCTCTCAGCTTTAAAGCCCATGCGCTCAGCCTCGCGCTAGCTCAATACGAGACCGGTCTGATTGGCCAGGCAGTCTCGCCGATTCAAAACAACCTCCATTCCTCGCCATTGGGCAGCGCTACATGCACATCTAGCGACGCTTCTTCCAGATTGGTCCTGGCGTGAGTTTTCGTATCCTCAACTTCTGAGGATGCTTAGGGAACTTGCCCAGAAAATTCTTAAGGGCTTCAGTTTTGGACCTTTTCATGTTAAGTTTAGCGCCAATATGGACGACACTTTGTCAGCTTGAATTTAGAGGATGCTTGGCAAACTTCCTAAGGAATAAACACCAGGTTCCCATTATTGTACattcttttgttgttgtattttatttttagtgcttcTTCGCTTTAACATCTAGCGTAGTAATGATATCCATCAAAATACAAAGGATGGATTATTGGAGGCTTACTATTAGATCAAAAGACTGTCAAAGACTgtcactataataataaaaaagtatttcataattatatgattaatcataattgagagaaaaaagacagcaatgcaaaaacacaaaaacgCACTGCAACTGGTAGACAGTATCAAGGCTGATATAATCATGTGTACAGCACTATTAGGTGCTATGAAGGTTATTTCACACATTCACGCACTGTTCAGTTTTACAGGTGTCAGGACACTTAGCTGAAGGCATCTGAAAGATGGTATAAATAACAAtggtttaatgttttatgtgcatTTAAACTGTATGCTGTGTGATGTTTCCAGTGTGGTGCTTGAAATCATATTTACCACCTTATAAAAAAAAGACTGCAAAGCATTTGTAGATCCACAAGTGAGAACAAGATAAATTTCACATGTCATGATCAGATGAACACACGTGGTCAGAATCTgcattattaatcattttgatcttttattaaaaaaaaaaatcacataattctaacctttcattggagaaaataagaatttaaaatggggggaagggaaagtcgtgacatttgccaagtatggtaactcagaacttgtgctctgcatttaacccatccaagagttttctcctataatgccggATGAGGTTACAGAGCACCTGACGAgatccttcatccagaatcattCCAGATCCTTCCGATTCCCAGCTCCATGATGgtgcttctcttcagttcaccagACTCCTTTTCTACAGGTTGCAGGTCTAGGAACTGGAatggccatagcagaagcttAATTGGTTTCCTGCCCAGTGAaccatttttgtattgtttttaatggtttattttttgattattgtccagttggaagatccaaacatgacccattataagatttctaacagagtcagtcacttattgatttttttttatctgttggtatttgatagaatcaaacATGCCATCTATCTAAACAAggtgtccaggacctccagcacaAATATAggcccaaaacattaaaaatacagcattGTTCACATGCGGTACTTTTTATCCCTCTGTGCACAATATGAACCCATACTGAGTGTTTGTtgctaaaaatataattttgtagttACATCTGactatttaaaattcaaattcacACTTGCATGTTGGAAGGCAGTTTTTTGTGTTCGCGAAGCGGCACACTGACAACtgtgaatgtgcgagacttccgGTTCATTAACCACTGTTGGAAAATAATAAGAACTAAGCAAAACCAAATCcactaaacattttcttttttaaagtttgtATTAAACACAGaccattatttattcataatttgaaggctcattttgtaaatgtaagctttttaaaATTTAGACAAGTGCTAACTCTTTATGACAAATTTGTCACATTTACAAAATAAGGTGATTGTGTTAACCCATctatgcaaatgtttgtttacaaaAGAATTAGGTTAATCAAGTTCTGTGCCATCAGTTTAGTGTAGTGACTCTTTGCATTTGTGAAGACACTGATAAATGgtacactacaaaacaaaaatcttaaaaaaaggaAATCCAAAACATTTGAGCAAATAGTATTGAATGCCATGGAAACtaatggattttttaaaataaaaaaaagtatatacaaaaacttaatgtgaaataaatataaaaaagtacttTTTGTATTTCCTACAGGGGACGGGAAGGGAAGTGATATGTAAAATTGATGTATGTAAAAAGATTATGCATCCATTTAAATAGGATATATTTTCTGTGATCATACCACAAAGAACAGATATAATTTAAGTGCCCATTTCTACTCTCAGTATCAACTTCTTAATCTAAATCTTAGGTTTGAGAAGTCAAAGAGAACATCAGAACTCAACAGTACATGCATACACTGGCTGTTTAAGCCTTCTTTTATAAAAGTGGATAATAAAAAAGCACTTAGAAAAACAGTTGACCAACCAGAAGTGTCAAACTCATAAATTACTATATTTGCCAGTAAGTGATTGACAATTATGCATGCTGCTAATATGACAACCCCCCTGTTATGTTCTGTAATTTATGTTCATGGACTGCAATACTGAACCAGTCCGCTAGGGGCTGATAGAGAGATTGTATGGAGGGATGGGAAGGAGGAGAAGAGGAGTGAAGTAAAGTGAAAGGAGTTGAAAACAATGATTCCTCTCGTctgatttatttcttttgattACGAGTCCCAACATTACAAATTTTGGCGACGAGGATGTCTGCATCCGTGCCTATGCCTGCATGTTTTCTTCCGACGGTAGGAGAGCCTGCTATACCGTTTTCTACATGGAAGAAAATTTTCCAAAACTATTTACTTGTCATCGGAGCGCGAGGTGATGCATGGCCTGATGCTAGACTTCGTGCAGTTCTTTTACATTGTCTCGGTACGGAAGGCCAGAGACTTTTCTATACGTTGCCAAACGGAGGTACAACTTATGATGAGGCCATGGCGGCACTTGATGCTCATTTCACACCAAGAGTGAATGTTGTCGCTGCACGGCATAAATTCAGACAACGCGCGCAGCGCATTGATGAAACTGTAAGTCAATTTATAGCGGAGTTACGTCATCTGGCAGTGGATTGTCAGTTCGGAGGAATGGAGGACGAAATGTTAAGAGACCAACTGATTGAACGGGTTTTTCTGGCCGCGGTGAGAGACAGATTGTTACTTGAGTCCGAGCTTACATTGGATCGCGCTTCCGAGTTAGCGTTGCAAGTCGAATCGGCAGTACAAAATGCTACACTTCTTTCAAATACTGGTTCATCTCCTGCCCAGGTTCAGGCCATCTCGAAGACAAAGGGCAGTTTCAAAAGAGGTaaacaaaattatgacaaaatgccAGTACAAACTGGGAAGCCACAGAATTCAAATAAAAGACGCTGTTTTCGCTGTGGATCTAACACTCACTTGGCCAACGCACACACTTGTCCAGCTGTGTCTGCCACCTgtcatcagtgtggaaagagaggACATTTTGCAAAGGTATGTAAATCTGCTGCTGTCAGAGAAGTGGTGGTGCCTGAACTGACTGTACTGTGTGTAAATCAGTCTCAGGACAAAATTCGTTGCCAAGTACAGTTGGAAGCACCTCAAGGAAATAAAATACCACTGGAATTGATTGTGGATACAGGATCAAGTGTGTCCATCCTTCCAGAGACCCTGTTCATGAAACACTTTGCAAATTGTGAACTGAAGGAACCTCAAGTGAGGTTAGTCACATACTCACGTGAACAATTACCAACCTTAGGCTGTTTCACTGTTTCTGTGTCACATGACGGGGTTGCAACCACAGCAAATTTCTATGTGGTCAAAACGGGTTCACCACTTTTGGGCATGGACTTAATTAAAGCCCTAAAATGTCACATTGTAGGGGATAGGATTGTTACATTATCGAGCCCCGCTGCTTCACCAGTGCTAGAAATATGTAATGCAGCAGCCAGTTCACCAGGATGTGTCAAAGGATTTGTGCACAAAGTACAGATTGATGAGTCTGTAAAACCAGTGCAGCACAAACTACGCAGACTACCACTGAGTGTACGGGAGGAGGTTTCCAAGGAAATTAATCGGTTACTGGGTGATGGAGTAATTGAAAAAATTGATGCTTCGCCATGGGTGTCACCGATTGTCGTCACTAGAAAAAAGTCGGGAGAAATTCGGGTCTGTGTGGATTTGAGAGAGCCTAATCGAGCGGTAATTACTGACTGTTTCCCACTGCCTCATATGGAGGATCTTTTCACAGAGCTCAGAGGCGCTACAGTGTTCTCCCAAATTGATTTGCAAAGCGCATACCATCAACTTCCTCTCCATGAGGAGAGTCAAAATTTGACTGCATTCATCACACACGATGGGTTATTCAAATTCACAAAGGTTCCTTTTGGGTTGGCTTCGGCGCCCTCTGCCTTTCAGAAAATGATGAAAACTGTACTTGAGGGCTTACCAGGAGTACAGAACTACTTGGATGATCTCATCGTGTATGGCCAAAACAAAGCCACTCACGACGCCAATCTACAGGCAGTGATGACTCGACTCACAGACATTGGTCTAAAACTTAATATGAAGAAGAGCAAATTCGGCCAGAGCAGAATTCGGTATCTAGGCCATGACATCTCAAAAGAGGGACTACATCCTAACCCTGACTCAATTGAAGCCATTGCAAATGCACCTGCACCAACCGACCTACCTTCGTTACGGTCCTTTTTAGGACTTACGTCTTGGTTTAGCAAGTTCATCCCGAACTATGCAATGGTAGTAGACCCTTTGCGTGAGATACTTAGATCATCTCAGAATGGATTTACTTGGACGGAAGCAGCTGAGGCGAGTTTTCGACGGTTAAAGCAACTGTTAGTCCACAGCCCAGCCTTAGCTTTATTCGACCCTTTCTTGCCAACATTTGTGTCCACTGATGCTTCCGATTACGGCATTGGAGGTGTCATCTCTCAACGGCACCCAGATCAGACGGAGCGTCCAATAGCATTCGCTTCTCGTACATTGACGCCAGCCGAAAGAAAATACAGTACAGTTGAGAAGGAAGCATTAGCGTGTGTCTGGACAGTAGAACGTTGGAGGACTTACCTTTGGGGCAGGAAGTTTACACTGAAGACGGACCACCAAGCTTTGACCACATTGCTGGCCACCAGAGGAATGAACAGAGCAGGAATGAGAATTGCGCGCTGGTCAGCCAGACTCCTGTGTTTCAACTACAATCTGGAATACAGACCAGGTAAAACAAATTGTGTTGCTGATTGTTTGTCACGTTTACCGTTACCTGATTCAGATGCTGGTCAGGAAGAGGAATTAGGCCTTGTAGCAGAGATTTCAAAGGACCTTTCAAAAGCCATTCCTATGAAGGATCTCCTGGAAGCATGCAAATCTTGTCCAGAGTTGTCCAAGCTGCATGCCCAGATCACACAAGGCTGGcctaaatcacagaaacaaatggaTCCAACGATCATGGCGTACTTTCAGATCAGGCATGAGTTAGCTGTGGATGATAAGTACATCTTGAGAGGGCAGAGACTAGTGGTGCCAATTGCATTGCGCTCTAAATTAATTCACTTAGCACACGAGGGGCACCAGGGGGTGGTACGAACTAAACAACGGCTAAGAGACTTGTACTGGTGGCCTCGTATGGACTATGAAGTGCATTCGTCCATTGCTTCTTGTTCCGCCTGTCAGTCCTGTGACAAAACCGCCCGGACGTGTCCAGCTCCATTGCAGCCAGTGGACCTGCCAGATGGTCCATTTCAGAAAGTCGCAATAGATATTGTGGGACCTTTTGAGAGAGCCACACAGGATTGTCGGTTTGCTATTACAATGGTGGATTATTATAGTAAGTGGCCGGAGGTTGCATTTACCTCAAATGTTACAACCAACACTGTTACAAAGTTTCTAGCATCTGTGTTTGCGAGAGAAGGTAACCCACTCACATTAGTCAGTGATAATGGTCCTCAATTTGTTTCTTCGGCATTCGCTGATTTCTTGACTGAAAGAGGAATAAAACACATTCGTAGCAGTGTTTACTGGCCCCAAGCGAATGGTGCTGTGGAGAGATGGAATCGTGTTTTAAAGAACTGCATCCAAGTAGTTGAAATGCAACAACTTCCATGGAAGCAAGCAGTCACAGATTTCCTCCTGAACTACAGGGCTACACCGCACGCGACCACAGGCGTATCACCTTTTGAGCTGTTAAGAGGGAGGAAGATGCGTACAAAGCTGAACACTCTACCAACCACAGCAGCTCAGGATGAGAAAGGAACAATGGGCATACGTGACCACGTACAGCGGGTTCAGCAAAAGATGAAATTGTACAGTGATAAGAAACGTGGAGCAAAACCACCACCCTTCAAGTGTGGAGATCGGGTACGTGTAAGAAAACCTATGCATGTACCGAAGGCTGGAAGGAAATTCACTGTTCCAATGTTAGTGAATAAGAAATTGGGACCGAGCACTTATGTCTTGAGTGATGGGAAGAAATGGAATGCGGCTCACTTGTCTCTGGTTCCAGAAACCACTCAGATGACATTAGAGAATGCTCAGGTTAATCCAGGAACAGAGAATGTGGTGTATGAGCCAGTTAAGAGCACACGGGCTAGACAGCCTCCAGTATGGTTAAAGGACTATGCTACAGAGTAAAGGGCAATTGAAAGGAAAAGTAAATGAAAGAACACTAGAGTTGTAGTAGGGAAGTAACAGAAAATATATGGTGAATGTGTTCgtatgtttattcatatgttgGTTAACTGATAGTTTAAGATACAGAAGTAAATTTATAGTTATAGACAGAGTTCATAAGTGGATGTAAACTGGGTTGAATAACTCCACTTGTTAAGAGTCTTTCCTAAAGAAAGAGGGGAATGTTATGTTCTGTAATTTATGTTCATGGACTGCAATACTGAACCAGTCCGCTAGGGGCTGATAGAGAGATTGTATGGAGGGATGGGAAGGAGGAGAAGAGGAGTGAAGTAAAGTGAAAGGAGTTGAAAACAATGATTCCTCTCGTctgatttatttcttttgattACGAGTCCCAACATTACACCCCCCACCCTGTGCCCACCACTGTATGACAATATAATAGAGTTTTAGTTGCAATAACACTCCAACATATAATATCTATGCAAATTAAGTGTCAAATAATAGCAAAATAGATATATGCCATATAGAAAGGACTGTctgtatttaaaacaattcagccTGTTTCAAATGTTCTCATGCATGTTTTTAACTGTCCTTTATTTGCCCAAGTACCAGTGGTTTTGGActttatactgtttattttattaactgtTACAGCTGctgtatatttctttcttttccaaaagtgcaattaattaattaatgcgtaCAACTTTTTAACACATAAATTGACATGGTATCCAAGAGTAATCCCAACCTATAAATTATTAACTGAAGTCAATTGTGCAAGTCACTTAATTATTCAGAGACGCACAATTATCCTAATTCAGTCCTTCCAAGCGAACAGCCAAATGCACGAGAGGTCATCTTATCTCCTCGAGCAACTACGTTTTTATCGCACATCTAGCTGATCACAAAGTTCACTGGTATGTTAAAATAGCTATCATTTATTTTTAGCTAAAGCAAGAATAATAGGTTGTTTCGTCTATTTGTAAGAACGGTGCGCTCTGAGTAAAAAGCGGAGCTGAGTTTAAGGATCCGCCCTAAAGCCGGTGTATGGAAACGTGATCTAAACGCGGCTGTGAATCTCGTGCTCGCTCATTCGCACTGCAGGCTCTCGCGCAGGCTTTTCTGCTCTAAGAGAGGAGCTAAGACTCTTTAAAATCACGTTACCCTTAGGCCTCAAGGGCAAAGAGTCATATATACATCACCTACTGCCAATATTTAATATCGCTGTAATCCCGGTGCCATTTCAGACTTTCAGCATGGGGAAAAAGCTCTCGACATGGACGCTCCTAGCGGTCTTTTCTCTGCTGGTAGTGAAAGGTAAGCGCTGCGCCCCTCTTTGTTGAACCCTGTGCCATGCCTACTTCATCATTTTTGTCGGCACCTTAGGCAAGCATTGATTTAAAGCATTTAGACTTTGACTTTAATGTAGGCTCCATTTTTATGGAGATCACGGGGTGCAGGAATCACACAAATCACCGTCTTTTAACATCTGTCTGGGTCTGGATCATCTGTCTGGGTCGAGCCATTGCCACGGCGCTGTGCACGGCATGCTGAGGCTCAACAAATGATGTAAATGATCTAAATAcgatgaattaaattgaattcaatattttaaatctgTCCGTTAAGCACATTAATGAGGATGAGAAGAATATTACTGTTCTTGACCACTGAATATTCAAAGGGCATCACTaatattaatctgtt
Protein-coding sequences here:
- the LOC113105803 gene encoding high mobility group protein B3-like translates to MGFKAEREGKTVARFQSTQQHRKKFKREDFIGKLTKMAKGDPRKPKGKMSSYAYFVQTCREEHKKKSPEIPVSFSEFSKRCSARWKAMSVKEKSRFDDMAKQDKVRYDQEMMHYMPEGKRGKKKDPNAPKRPPSGFFLFCSEHRPQIKAQYPSLGIGDVAKKLGEMWNSLTDGTKQPYLIKANKLKDKYQKDVADYKTKGKAGGVSMGMGMMGNCMAPKPMMKSNMEDEDDDEEEDEEEDDDEYDDDE